The nucleotide window TGGTATCCACTACTCGGAGATAGGCTTTGCGGGAACGAAGGACAGGCACGCCGTCACATACCAGTACATAAGCATCTGCAGGCCTGAGCTCAAGGAGAGAGTCAACTCAATCAAGATGAAGGGCGTTGAGCTGAGGTTTGTCGGCAAGGGCAGAAGGCTCAAGCTTGGAATGCTCCTTGGTAACCGCTTCCTAATCCGGGTTAGGGGTCCTGAGAGACCCGAGAATCTTCCGGAGATTATAGGGGAGCTGAAGGAGAAGGGCGGCTTTCCCAACTACTTCGGCCCCCAGCGGTTTGGGGAAAGGAGGGTTGTAAATCATCTCGTCGGGAAGCTCCTTCTCCTGGGGGACTTCGAGAGCGCCGCAAGGCTCTTCCTCGGCTACGCCGAAGGGGACATGGAGGGGGATGAAGCTAGGAGGAACTTTTGGGAGACGGGTGACGTTGAGAGGGCGTTGGAGGAGTTTCCCAAGTTCCTCCGCTACGAAAGGGCCATGCTTTACCGGTACAGGGAGACAGGCAGCTGGAAGAAGGCCTTCCTCGTCCTCCCGAGACCTATCGCGAGGATATTCATCCATGCCTATCAAGCGTATCTCTTCAACCTTTACCTGAGCAGGCGCATTGAGGAAGGGATGTCCCTTGCGGAGGCCATACCCGGCGATATAGTTGTTCAGGTGAAGGGAGGCATCCCCCTGAGGTCTAGGACGTACAGGGTTACCGAGACAAACGTGGACTTCGTGAACGAGAAGATAAAGGCTGGAGAAGCTATGGTAACCGGCCCGATATTTGGACTCTTGATGCGCCGGGCCCGCGGTCTTCCTGGCCGTCTTGAGACCGAAATCCTTGAGGGGGAGGGTATAAGCCTCGAAGCCTTCAAAAGACTTCCGAAGCCTCTAAGAGAGCCGGGCGGGAGGAGGGAGCTCCTCATAAAGCCCCTCCACTTTGCCTATAAGATTGAGGAGAGAAGTGTCCTCTTCAGGTTCTTCCTGCCCAAGGGTGTTTACGCTACGAGCGTCCTCCGGGAAATCATGAAGGACCACTAACCGGGGATAGCGTTATAAGGATTGCTAAAGAGCTCCTCAGGGGTGATGCTCATGGCAGAGGACATCGAGGAGATCAGGAAGAGGAAGCTCCTTGAGCTTCAGAGAAAGTACCTTGAACAGCAGAGGGCTCGGGAGGAAGAGGCGAGACAGCAGGCTCTCATAGAGGCCCAAATACAGGCCATCCTGAGGAAGATACTCACGCCAGAGGCGAGGGAGAGGCTCGCAAGGGTAAAGCTGGTGAGGCCAGAACTTGCTAGGCAGGTCGAGCTCATACTAGTCCAGCTCTACCAGACCGGCCAGATAAGGGAGCCCCTCACGGATGCCCAGCTGAAGAGGATACTCGCTCAGATAGAGGCCAGGACCAGGAGGGAGTTCAGGATAAAATGGTGAGGGAAGTCATCAGGTGCCGTGGTCATCCCAACGTCAGGGCCACGCACCGCTCCACCTTCGAGATAACGAAGGAAGACTTCCTGACTCCGAGGGGAGACTGCATAATCTGCGTCTCCGCCGACAAGGCTCTTAAAGACCTTTCAGAGGACTTCAAGAGGGCCCTTAGGGCCGGGAAGAGGGTAAGAATAATAATCCGGGTTGACGAGCTAGAGGAGGAGGTAGTAGCCTGGGGTCATCCCGGGCTGAGCCTTGAGAGTGACGTTTCAATAGTCGTAAGGAAGAGTGACTATCTGGACGGCAGAACCCTAGCGATAAGGGCGAACAAGGCCGCAAAAGATTTGAAGAGGGACCTTGTGGAAAAGCTAAAGGATCCGGAGACGGTTGCAGTCGTTGAGCTCGTGGTCGATGATGAGTAGTTGGACTCCTGATAGGGTGATGAGGGACGCCCACCCTGAGTTAGAGACTCGCCCTCTCGAACTTCTCCTTTCCCTTGAGGGGCTTCGTTGCGTCTATCCCCCACTTGGCCGTGAGGCCGTCCTCCCCAGACGGGTCAAGGGAACTCCCGCGGGCATTGGGAACTATGATTAGGTCCCTATCGGGCTGGAATCTTGTCGCTATTGCCCACTCAACTTCGCGGTCGTCGTATATGTCAACATCCTCATCCACTACTATCACGCGCTTGAGGGACGGGTGGCCAGCGAAGGCCGCCAGGATGGCATTCTTTCCGTCCCCTTCATGCTGCTTGGTTATACTGACGACGGCATGAAGCCACATGCATCCCCCTTCAGTCAGCCTTACTCCATGAACCTTCGGCACAACGCGCTTGACGCTCGCGTATATCTGGGGCTCCTTCGGGAGGCCCATGAGCATGTAGTGCTCGTAGCCACCTGGGAGGAGAACGTGGAATATCGGATCGTCCACGTGAT belongs to Pyrococcus yayanosii CH1 and includes:
- the truD gene encoding tRNA pseudouridine(13) synthase TruD, yielding MDFRELFRRFRHLSETPGIGGRIKVYPEDFIVREVLPKAAFRGPCLLFLLKKRNWETMAAIKEIAKRLGIHYSEIGFAGTKDRHAVTYQYISICRPELKERVNSIKMKGVELRFVGKGRRLKLGMLLGNRFLIRVRGPERPENLPEIIGELKEKGGFPNYFGPQRFGERRVVNHLVGKLLLLGDFESAARLFLGYAEGDMEGDEARRNFWETGDVERALEEFPKFLRYERAMLYRYRETGSWKKAFLVLPRPIARIFIHAYQAYLFNLYLSRRIEEGMSLAEAIPGDIVVQVKGGIPLRSRTYRVTETNVDFVNEKIKAGEAMVTGPIFGLLMRRARGLPGRLETEILEGEGISLEAFKRLPKPLREPGGRRELLIKPLHFAYKIEERSVLFRFFLPKGVYATSVLREIMKDH
- a CDS encoding DNA-binding protein, whose product is MAEDIEEIRKRKLLELQRKYLEQQRAREEEARQQALIEAQIQAILRKILTPEARERLARVKLVRPELARQVELILVQLYQTGQIREPLTDAQLKRILAQIEARTRREFRIKW
- a CDS encoding DUF371 domain-containing protein, whose amino-acid sequence is MVREVIRCRGHPNVRATHRSTFEITKEDFLTPRGDCIICVSADKALKDLSEDFKRALRAGKRVRIIIRVDELEEEVVAWGHPGLSLESDVSIVVRKSDYLDGRTLAIRANKAAKDLKRDLVEKLKDPETVAVVELVVDDE